In the genome of Rhopalosiphum padi isolate XX-2018 chromosome 1, ASM2088224v1, whole genome shotgun sequence, the window tgatATTGTTTCCAAAGTGTgtgtatatctattttaaatgttttcaccTTCGTCGCTTCGATCTGTCATGGAAAACGATTTACGAATTTgtttcgatatattattataatacgcttatcgaatattatatgaagttatataaaacaacagatcataattatttaatatttattttctgttgaCGCGTATTGtaatgatgattattaattattatattcattatcgattaaaaatatgatgtcATTTTTACGACTGaatatacaaaattgttttatttttttatccgcGTATTATTAATGCGTTATTAGTTTTGTAactcataacattttataataagtgcATAGCAGTATATTCTTCAATTAAATCCGATATTTCTGTTGTCATTGCTGCAACAGCTTTTTACAGAGATAAGAATCATTTAACTAAATTGTtctcatatacatatttagaaGTGGGGCATCGggaatttgtgttaaaatattcCGTGGTAACCTTGCCATTTCACTCATGTCCGCGTCTTAAAAcgctgataaataaataaataaatatgaaacaatCGTCCTACACTTaacattaattgtatacatacgtTTAATGACAATCAAAAAACTCGCTTTCGAccatttctataataaataataataataatataaataaaatggtaaaatacttgtgaaattgtatattatacaatagtgaacataatatttttgtttattgtccAATGTACCGAAAGCATATAGCCCTTAAACTTTTATTCAGATTtctaaatcatttttacatttataattgcaATGTTAGCCTTTTAAAgtcattcttaatttttaatccaACTTAACACATTTTTctgcaaattaaattattttttaatgtatgcacTTTAAAAACCTATTTTGATTAAGTGCAAATATGTTGCGAAGTGGACGGTGAACGAAATGGTCTACGGAAAACTTGTTAtgcataagaaaatattatacatttattattttagatatgtcAACCAAAACGTTTCATAAGATCCTATATGGAcggcaataaaatattttatatccctTAGGTCCAAAAAAAGTCATCGTGGTCATCACGGGAAAATCTCGACGGGAGGGGGAGAGTCTGGAACCTGATCAGgaccaataacatttttaatgactCGCCGAATAATTTCTTGCGAACGtgtgcaatatataataattaaatgcgcTGCAGTTATCATCCTTCACATAGGTACCTGTACTTCCGAGACGATACGGCAACGAAATCTGCACCGTCACCGTCAGGCTGCTGTTGACGATGCCGCTGTTGCAAGGCCGGCGGCGCCATGGGGTGCAATGCCTGTTGCACTTCCGGTCCTGTTGCAGCGGTTGGCTCGTAGTTACCGGCGATAACTACGGCAGTCTGCTGCTGCTGCTCCGCCGACCTGTGATAGTCACGTAGATAGTGATTATTGGCGATCACATACACGCCGTCATACTCGCTGTCGGCAACCGGCATTTTAACgtgaaataatgtattttatattttaacgttatCACAGACGAGAGTCGTCGTGTTACgatatatcactatattatattgcagaTGGCATCattgctaataataattattgtgcatATACGCGTCATGGTCTTTACGGCCGCAACAAAAGTCGGGTCATACGAATTCAAACCACTCGCCGACCACATGACGATTGCTACACAATATGTCAGCGGGATTTTATGCATGCTGTAATATGCAATACAATTGTCCAGCAGTAAAACGTGTCGCTACTACGTCACGCGTGTACGTTAAATGTAAAAATGGCAAAAAACTACCCTCTGCGTGTGTCCGAAATATCAATCAATCGCCCACTCACTCACTCTCGTACGCTCACACCCACCCTTTTACATCCTCCCAGACCTCACCACGTCGACCGTGACCGCCGCAAAAGTTGGACTTTCGAGGCACGTAACAAAATTACacgtacaaaaaataatagaatataatgtaaggctagaatttaaataataatattaaatgaaaaaaacatagTGAAATACgtatttgattttgttaaaatataaatattatgagattACCAAGTGAAAAAgctaaagttaattttttaaggTAATTATACGGGTAAgtgtataaatcatttttttttttaattatatatttcatattactttcattaaaatgtgttgcaaaacaattatttttactattagagtttgcaataataatgtaatagtttaaattatacttaggattttatgtaaaaatatgcaaaataaaaattagataattgaaattgaaagcgattcttatgaaatatgaatattacttACCCATTTTTAAAGACGGTACagcgaaaaaaaaacatactaaaaTGCATACTCATAAGACGAATGCTAAACCTATCTATATAGGCATGTCTTGGTGTTAAAAAATTACTCGATAATAATATGCGAATttccgataataataatattgtaataaatctcTCCGCAGGATAGACCCATCTTCGCTAAAACTAAATCACGCCTTAAACACAaggtcattaatattattatcgttgactTTTGTTCAATGATGGGTATTTTATCTCTAGGATAGAAGATCACAGTCGAGATCGTATACGACTACGAAAGTGcaatattattactgtgtattattatatgtaataacacAATTTGGATGGAAGTAGCGTGTTCTTAAACACCCCTATTTTTATCTCCGTCTTATTGTCCtgctataaaatttataatcacaCTTGAAATTTCAATTAGAGATCatacagttttttatttaatcggaaatttagttataaatcaCTTCATATAGTGCGAACAGttaagtgaatttttttttttttttatggaatttataaaacttatatgtatacacatgatataatataacattataatacggTAAAAGGAAGGAAaaatcaatcatattatattcgtttatagtattattagataatttgttattatattgatac includes:
- the LOC132932235 gene encoding uncharacterized protein LOC132932235 yields the protein MPVADSEYDGVYVIANNHYLRDYHRSAEQQQQTAVVIAGNYEPTAATGPEVQQALHPMAPPALQQRHRQQQPDGDGADFVAVSSRKYRYLCEG